In a single window of the Rhodoligotrophos appendicifer genome:
- a CDS encoding DUF3168 domain-containing protein, producing the protein MSSFAVQKWSYTRLINDLDVTDLVCASSIIDAHGLPETFPSIIIGEADTVPQIESSDRFSAVHMTLHCWQRELGLEGVKAIAEAVRRCLRCSEIWTIDGYKCLDVRFTGSRAMRDPDKISSHAVVTFSFVIEEVTA; encoded by the coding sequence ATGAGCAGCTTTGCCGTTCAAAAATGGTCATACACGCGCCTGATCAATGATCTGGATGTGACCGATCTTGTCTGCGCCTCCAGCATCATCGATGCGCATGGACTGCCTGAGACGTTCCCCAGCATCATCATCGGCGAAGCTGACACGGTTCCACAGATCGAGAGCAGCGATCGCTTCAGCGCAGTTCATATGACGCTCCATTGCTGGCAGAGAGAGCTTGGCCTTGAAGGCGTGAAGGCGATCGCCGAGGCCGTGCGCCGCTGCCTTCGTTGCTCGGAGATTTGGACGATCGACGGCTACAAATGCTTGGACGTTCGGTTCACCGGCTCACGCGCCATGCGAGATCCCGACAAGATTTCCAGCCACGCGGTTGTCACGTTCAGTTTTGTTATCGAAGAAGTGACGGCATGA
- a CDS encoding phage head completion protein: MISAGKLDREVSIGMIQTAIGPGGTPTLALFETMFLRAQLVEEAIAEHPAGAGIATTHSITFRTRYAAISTKQVLQFASDLYDITEIREIGRRRGLEIRCVRRPC, encoded by the coding sequence ATGATCAGCGCCGGCAAGCTCGATCGTGAAGTCAGTATCGGCATGATCCAGACCGCCATCGGCCCCGGCGGAACGCCGACGCTCGCCCTGTTCGAAACAATGTTTCTGCGCGCCCAGCTGGTCGAGGAAGCAATCGCCGAGCACCCGGCAGGCGCCGGCATTGCTACCACGCATAGCATCACCTTCCGGACCCGCTATGCAGCCATCAGTACGAAGCAGGTTCTTCAGTTTGCAAGCGACCTGTACGACATCACCGAAATTCGAGAGATCGGCCGCCGTCGCGGCCTAGAGATCCGTTGCGTTCGGAGGCCCTGCTAA
- a CDS encoding phage terminase small subunit P27 family — MARGRKPENITSDRQAIDAVPSAPAWLSKDAKAVWRQVAPLLVERRILTQGDLGTLESYATSTGLVRDMQRAINKDGAIVATDKGPKRHPALGIQNAAMVTARLCAGELGLTPVSRSRPSIRDDDQGDDDDPLNVS; from the coding sequence ATGGCACGCGGCCGCAAGCCCGAGAATATCACTTCTGACCGTCAGGCGATCGACGCCGTGCCGAGTGCTCCGGCTTGGCTGAGCAAGGACGCGAAAGCTGTCTGGCGCCAAGTTGCTCCCCTTCTAGTCGAGCGCCGCATTCTTACGCAGGGCGATCTCGGCACTTTAGAGAGCTACGCGACCAGCACGGGCTTGGTTCGCGACATGCAAAGGGCGATCAACAAGGACGGAGCTATTGTTGCGACCGACAAAGGACCGAAGCGACATCCAGCCCTCGGCATACAAAACGCGGCCATGGTCACTGCCCGCCTTTGCGCTGGCGAGCTGGGCTTAACGCCGGTCAGCCGGTCTCGGCCCTCAATTCGCGATGATGATCAGGGCGACGACGACGATCCGTTGAACGTGTCCTGA
- a CDS encoding terminase large subunit — MAANTYPAWIYDGSPIDDPLGHGERAVKFLRLLKHPKNPAKGHPFQLDVWQERIVRRIYGPRHEDGTRIIKTVVLLLPRGNRKTALAAALALLHTIGPEKIAGGEVLSAASDRKQARLGYAEALGIVRADPRIARAVSVQDYRNRLTLKSAGSFYESISSDAGTQHGRTPAFVLADELHAWKKRDLWDVVRSGLPKTKGSLLVIATTAGRGQDNLAHDIVSYARKVALGEIIDPSCLPVLFETSADADWKDEAVWRRANPGLAHGYPDIEGLRQLAREAEHRPSDREAFRQLHLNVWLDHSSSPFVEMSVYDEGNWPIDLEALVGQPCWIGVDLSSNSDLTAVVAAFRDDDDVYTAVPTFFCPADNLRGRTEQSGQPYSRWAQEGQIIATPGNVVDFRAVEDTIRDLCANYDVREIAFDPHLGRVMMSNLADDGYPAIEMRQGWITMAPAIKTLERAILGRKFRHGGHPVLRWNFSNIEVETDKAGNKTFHKGKSKDKIDGAQAAAMAVGRASQGESNRSIYSDTAARPHGLLTF; from the coding sequence ATGGCGGCGAACACGTATCCAGCCTGGATCTATGACGGCAGCCCGATTGACGATCCCCTTGGACACGGCGAGCGCGCGGTCAAATTTCTGCGCCTTCTGAAGCACCCGAAGAATCCCGCCAAGGGTCATCCGTTCCAGCTCGACGTATGGCAGGAGCGGATCGTCCGGCGCATCTATGGGCCTCGCCATGAGGACGGCACCCGCATCATCAAAACCGTTGTGCTGCTCCTGCCTCGTGGCAACCGCAAGACGGCCCTGGCTGCTGCCCTGGCGCTGCTTCATACGATCGGCCCTGAGAAGATTGCAGGCGGCGAGGTGCTATCCGCTGCCTCGGATCGCAAGCAGGCTCGGCTTGGATATGCCGAGGCCCTTGGCATCGTCCGCGCCGACCCTCGCATTGCCCGCGCCGTCAGCGTTCAAGACTACAGAAACCGGCTCACCCTGAAGAGCGCCGGCTCATTCTACGAAAGTATTAGCTCGGACGCCGGCACTCAGCACGGCCGCACCCCGGCCTTCGTGCTCGCGGATGAGCTTCACGCCTGGAAGAAACGCGACCTTTGGGACGTTGTTCGCAGCGGATTGCCCAAGACCAAGGGCAGCTTGCTTGTGATCGCCACAACAGCAGGACGCGGCCAGGACAATCTTGCGCATGACATCGTGAGCTATGCCCGCAAAGTCGCTCTTGGCGAGATCATCGATCCGAGCTGCCTGCCGGTCCTGTTTGAAACATCGGCCGATGCCGATTGGAAAGATGAGGCAGTCTGGCGCCGCGCCAATCCTGGCCTCGCCCATGGTTATCCTGACATCGAAGGTTTGCGCCAGCTGGCCCGCGAGGCCGAGCATCGCCCAAGCGATCGAGAGGCATTCCGGCAGCTGCACCTAAACGTCTGGCTTGATCATAGTAGCTCGCCATTCGTGGAGATGAGCGTCTATGACGAGGGCAACTGGCCGATCGACCTGGAGGCCCTGGTGGGACAGCCGTGCTGGATCGGTGTGGATCTGTCATCGAATAGCGACCTGACGGCCGTTGTCGCTGCCTTCCGCGATGATGATGATGTTTACACCGCCGTGCCAACGTTCTTCTGCCCTGCTGATAACTTGCGTGGCCGCACAGAGCAGTCCGGTCAGCCCTATTCGCGATGGGCGCAGGAAGGTCAGATCATTGCCACACCGGGCAACGTGGTCGACTTCCGCGCAGTCGAGGACACGATCCGCGACCTCTGCGCCAATTACGACGTTAGAGAGATAGCTTTCGATCCGCATCTCGGCCGCGTGATGATGAGCAACCTCGCCGATGATGGCTATCCCGCGATCGAGATGCGCCAGGGCTGGATCACCATGGCTCCGGCGATCAAGACGCTGGAGCGGGCAATCCTCGGTCGCAAGTTCCGGCATGGCGGTCACCCGGTGCTCCGCTGGAATTTCTCGAACATTGAAGTCGAGACCGACAAGGCAGGGAACAAGACGTTCCACAAGGGAAAATCGAAAGACAAGATCGACGGCGCCCAGGCCGCAGCGATGGCAGTTGGTCGCGCGTCTCAGGGCGAAAGCAATCGCAGCATCTATTCGGACACCGCAGCAAGGCCCCATGGCCTGCTTACTTTTTAA